In the Panthera leo isolate Ple1 chromosome C2, P.leo_Ple1_pat1.1, whole genome shotgun sequence genome, aagagttggatgtttaaccgactgaaccacccaggtgccccaaggattcaTTAGATTTTATGCctaaatttgtatataatttataattcattattAGGCTTGAAAAACAATGCAAATGAAAGGATGGTTATACATTGCTCTAAAGACAGAATGCCGTTtgaaattattcctattttattttatttttttctcaaattttttagtacttatttatttttgagagagagacagagggtgagcgggggacaagcagagagagacagagagagatggattctgaagcaggctccaggctctgagttgtcagcacagaacctgacgcggggcttgaactcatgaactgtgagatcatgacccgagccgaagtcagacccttaaccaactgagccactcaggcgccccagaacttattcctattttaaatcCCTATTGTTAAGATGCAGTCAGAGAGTTGTTACCCATACGTGTAAGAAACATGGTGTTTATTTTTACAGACcttagaattcattcattcttccaacatttacttatttatttacttttattattattttttgttaatattttaacatgtatttatttttgagagagagaaagagagtagggaaggggcagagagagaaacggagacacagaatccaaagcaggctccaggttttgagctgtcagcacagaacctgactcggggctcaaactcatggaccgtgagatcatgacttcagccaaagctagacgcttaaccaactgagccacccaggcacccctgctttttaattgttattacATAGTAGATGTTAAAGAGACATAATCAAATCCAGTTGGGAAATTGCATTATTTGAAAATTAcgtataaaatgaggaaaacctGAGCACTATATTTGAGGACATATAAAATTCTCAAGAACTTAAAGACAAAGCCTAAAATTAAGGGCACCACAGAAGGAACTTTTGctcacaattttctttcttctaccttttATCCTTTAACATTATATCTACATTTTGGAGATTCTGAAGACATTGCCCATGTATAATGTTATCTTATTGAATTTGACTGAGCCCTTTGATTTGGATTATCTTTTAAATAGTGAAATCTTAGCAACATACATTTGACATCTTAGTAGAGTGTAGTATGGTATTTCctgagaagaaaacacacacacacacatacacacacacacacacacacacacacacacaataggcAAAAGGCACATAAATGGAAAACTGttattttgaaagtaaagatacaaaaggaaggaagagaagggactgACTATAGACTGAATGAAAATTGATGGGTGGCAAAGAGAAATTTTACATACTTTGCAATATTGTGCAGCTACTGTAGCCTAATGGTTAACGGGGGACAGAACCTGGATGATATTCTAAAAGAGGTTGtaacatacctattagaatggctaagaTTCAAAACACGGACAACAAAATGCTGGCATggttgtggagaaatgggaactctcatttattgctgatcaaatgcaaaatggtacagccactttggaagaccgTCTAGCAGTTTTGTACAAAGCTAAACAGAGTCTTATGCATAAGATCCAGCACTAACTCTCCCCGTCTTCACCCacatgagttgaaaacttatgttcacacaaaacgACCTGAACAAAAATGTGTATAGAAGTTTTATTCTTAATTGCCCAAACTTGAAAGCAATCAACACTCCCTCAGTAGAGGaagagataaacaaattgtggtaccTCCAGACaatatggaatattatccagtgataaaaagaaatgagctttcaaACCACAAGGGTATGGAGGAATCATAAAAGCTtattgctaagtgaaggaagtccATGTGAAAAAGCTACATACTATATGACTCCAACAATGACATTCTGGCAAAGGAAAAGCTATGAAGACAACAAGATTAGTGGCAGCAAgagtctgggggagggagggagaaataggTGGGGCACAGAGGATTGCTAAGGCAGTGAAATTACCGCATGGGACCAGTGGCGACATGACATGCATAGTGTAACACAAGGAGTGATCCCTAACCTAgactttaaatttcagttaataatAACATACCAATATTGGTTCACTAAGTGTAATTAACACGCCATACTAATTCAAGATGTTTCATAATAGGGGGAAATGTGTGGAGACTGTAGAAACTCTGTACTTCATGCTCAATATTTCTGTAAACTTAAAACTGCACTAAAAATAgtgcattaattaaaaaaaggagattgTATATTAGATATATGGGCGAGTCAATGGGAGGAAACAGTGAATGTAAAAATAGAGAGGAGATATAATCTGTATTTTGGGAGGCAATTTGGAGAGATGTCTAAGAGAAGAGGGTTAGGATTTGGGAGGATAACTTTTAATCAGCTTTTAAAGCtactctgaaataaatttttgattACCGTGTTTTGCCTTCGGTTTCTGAACAATTTTATCCCACGCTTGCCAAAGCCCATGgaactgtacaacacaaagaatgaaatttaaactATGCATTTTAGTTAATGATTATATATCGATATTGATTCATCAATTGTAGCAAGCAAAAACggtttttagttttcaaatgtgAGAACTATAAAGTAGGTCAGCAGTGATGGCCAGCGTtctaaaacttacagaaaaaaaagtagatcctttatttattttatttttctagaattccTTACCGGTATTACAACAGTCAGACTGATTGTTCTTGGCTCTCAAATGTTTACATTCCTCAGCACTGAAAGAGATAAATACCTCACTTTTTTAGACTGAGGAATAAGATGCTTTGAAAGAATATGATAGATTGTAGAGCTTTGAATTTGACCCATTTCTTTGATGTAATTTGGAGATGAAGCATAGCAATCTAAAGAAAACCAGacatgaagaaatatttcaatgaaaaacaCAACGCCATGAAATATGATTGGCATGCTACCTATGAAGAATTCTATTTGGAGTCTGATATATCCTGCTGTTGAAGATACTTCATTCCTTCATATGAAGTGATCCCATAACTTCTTGTGCCAGCTTTctggaggtataattgacaaataaaattacgTATGTCTAAAGTATGGAACATAATTTGATAAAGTGATGCAATAACATTTAGAGGCCACCCTGACGAGGCACCAAAGCGATCTCAAACATTTTAATTGAGTGTTAGGGCCTCTCCCTGTGTCAGGGgacaatgaatgaatacattgttGTCAGGGAGGTAATtagaaaaatgacacaaaaggAGGGTACACACGTGATTTATCACATGCTCTGACCAAGGTATATAAGCCTCCCTCCATCCATGCTGACATTCACACTCAGGATCTTGCCTTGAATAGCAAACCCAACTCAACACCCTTGACACCATGAGATACTACGGCAACTACTATGGAGGCCTGGGCTGCGGCTGTGGAGGCTTCGGTGGCCTGGGCTGGGGCTCTGGCTGGGGATGTGGCAGCTTCCGCAGACTGGGctgtggctggggctggggaggcctCAGACATGGCTCCTGCCGCCCACTGTGCTACAGCGGATATGGGTTCTCTAGCTTCTACTGAGACCCTGCCCTGGAATTCGAACATCTGAGGCTACAGGTTCATAACTCAAATCAACCAAAATTCGAACCAAACAGTATCAGCTGGGACCAAGCCAAGATCAACGGATTTAGCATCTTAGAGTCTAGGAATAATTATCATCTTCTCTTTCCCTGCTTCATGgctccaggtgccccctattttcacttttgtaaCTGTGGAATTTCCCTGTTTCCTTTGCAATAAATTATCCTCACTTAAAATGGAAGCTATGgcttatcttatttatttatttaactcaattctgattTTCCCTTTCACAGCATGCTTCTCTTCTTGTGTCCTTTCAGAGAAACAGTCCTAAACTCCTGGTTATCGGTCCCTGCAATGATCATAGCAATATAAACACAGAGTCTATGAGGATTAATCCGCTTTCCACAATAGCCACCTAATTTTGCTCAGTGGTGTTAGTTTTGATTTAGAATCTTGAACCCATTAATTTCTGGTTTATCTGgatctgaaaaaaattaactagCAAGCAGTGTCAAGTTCAAATGCTATTTCCGATATTAAGGATGGATTTTGAAAGACTCAGACTTGTTTGCTAAACACAAAAGTACATTTGTTCAGTCAGATTCAGATGGTAAGACCTAACCTTTTAGTCAACCCAGTCATATTATATTAGCTTTAGATTGGCCAGATCAGAGAAAGTAATAGCTTGGTGACTCCACTGGATGACTATGCTACTTAGCGTGACAGGGTTCAAGAactattctattttcttaatggttAATAGTAATTCTCCAGAATTTGACCAAAGGCCTTCTGTagttctaaagaagaaaaatccatacCATGGCTTGGAGCAGGTATTTGACATTCCtagtataatattatattattagaaTTTGAAATGACTGCCTTTATGGGTCTGTGGTGGAGTTAGGGAAATTCTCCAGCACATCTTTATTTCCAGGGAAAAGCTATTGCTTATGTTGGGAACAACACATCACACAACTGATGCACATCTGGCAGGGTCAAATGGGCAAAGTCTGACACACTGAAACCTGTCtg is a window encoding:
- the LOC122230198 gene encoding keratin-associated protein 19-4-like, coding for MRYYGNYYGGLGCGCGGFGGLGWGSGWGCGSFRRLGCGWGWGGLRHGSCRPLCYSGYGFSSFY